A genome region from Leptodactylus fuscus isolate aLepFus1 chromosome 6, aLepFus1.hap2, whole genome shotgun sequence includes the following:
- the LOC142209037 gene encoding nicotinamide N-methyltransferase-like → MDPCTYKRYHLHDHDSREHLEQYFSDKAQMVFGEDALIFPIKSFTNAFAAGHIKGDILLDLSFGSLIHHLYSACECFKDIIVLKIKDRCILELKRWVDKRTGAFHWGHAAKHHVDLGGKSHRVEDKEAKVRSAMQHVVKCDLEKENMTEPIVLPPADCIITARLLDAISKDQDDYIRYLRKFSRLLKPGGHLLLFGNLGMTYYTVGKDKFHAFTYDEDFVRKALEGEDFIIDECKVHKRTAVSDLADYKALIFIVAHKKSL, encoded by the exons ATGGATCCCTGTACTTATAAGCGCTATCATCTACATGACCATGATTCTAGAGAACATCTAGAGCAATATTTTTCTGATAAAGCTCAGATGGTCTTTGGAGAGGACGCCTTGATATTTCCAATTAAAAGCTTCACAAATGCTTTTGCAGCAG GTCATATTAAAGGAGACATCTTACTGGACCTCAGCTTTGGTTCCCTGATTCATCATCTGTATTCAGCCTGTGAGTGTTTCAAAGACATCATAGTCCTGAAGATCAAAGACAGATGTATCCTGGAGCTGAAAAGATGGGTGGACAAACGTACCGGAGCCTTTCATTGGGGACATGCTGCAAAACATCATGTCGACCTAGGAGGAAAAAG TCACCGGGTTGAGGACAAAGAAGCAAAAGTGAGATCAGCAATGCAACATGTTGTGAAATGTGACCTCGAGAAGGAAAATATGACCGAGCCGATAGTTTTACCTCCAGCTGATTGTATCATTACGGCTAGGTTACTAGATGCCATCAGCAAAGACCAAGATGACTACATCAGATATCTCAGGAAGTTCTCAAGATTGCTGAAACCTGGAGGACACTTGCTATTATTTGGGAATTTAGGTATGACATATTACACGGTTGGGAAAGACAAGTTCCATGCTTTCACATATGATGAGGATTTTGTCAGGAAAGCTCTAGAAGGAGAAGATTTTATAATAGATGAGTGTAAGGTCCATAAGAGAACAGCTGTGAGTGACCTTGCTGATTATAAGGCTCTCATATTCATTGTAGCTCACAAGAAGTCGCTCTAG
- the LOC142209035 gene encoding nicotinamide N-methyltransferase-like, whose protein sequence is MDPCTYKRYHLHDHDSREHLEQYFSDKAQMVFGEDALIFPIKSFTNAFAAGHIKGDILLDLSFGSLVHHLYSACECFRDIIVLKIKDRCILELKRWVDKRTGAFHWGHVTKHHVDIEGKSHQLEDKEAKVRSAMQHVVKCNLEKENMTEPIVLPPADCIITARLLDAICKDQDDYIRYLRKFSGLLKPGGHLLLFGNLGMTYYTVGKDKFHAFTYDEDFVRKALEGEDFIIDECKVHKRTAVSDLIDYKAMIFIVAHKKK, encoded by the exons ATGGATCCCTGCACTTATAAGCGCTATCATCTACATGACCACGATTCCAGAGAACATCTAGAGCAATATTTTTCTGATAAAGCTCAGATGGTCTTTGGAGAGGACGCCTTGATATTTCCAATTAAAAGCTTTACAAATGCTTTTGCAGCAG GTCATATTAAAGGAGACATCTTGCTTGACCTCAGCTTTGGTTCCCTGGTCCACCATCTGTATTCAGCCTGTGAGTGTTTCAGAGACATCATAGTACTGAAGATCAAAGACAGATGTATCCTGGAGCTGAAAAGATGGGTGGACAAACGTACCGGAGCCTTTCATTGGGGTCATGTCACAAAACATCACGTAGACATAGAAGGAAAAAG tCACCAGTTAGAGGACAAAGAAGCAAAAGTGAGATCAGCAATGCAACATGTTGTGAAATGTAACCTGGAGAAAGAAAATATGACCGAGCCGATAGTTTTACCTCCGGCCGATTGTATCATTACGGCTAGGTTACTAGATGCTATCTGCAAAGACCAAGATGACTACATCAGATATCTCAGGAAGTTCTCAGGACTGCTGAAACCTGGAGGACACTTGCTATTATTTGGGAATTTAGGTATGACCTATTACACGGTTGGGAAAGACAAGTTCCATGCTTTCACATATGATGAGGATTTTGTCAGGAAAGCTCTAGAAGGAGAAGACTTTATAATAGATGAGTGTAAGGTCCATAAGAGAACAGCTGTGAGTGACCTTATTGACTATAAGGCTATGATATTCATTGTAGCTCACAAGAAGAAGTAG
- the LOC142209870 gene encoding nicotinamide N-methyltransferase-like: protein MDPCTYKRYHLHGHDSRQFLDHYFSDKPQMAFGEDAVIFPIKSLIKAFSAGHIKGDILLDLSIGSLIHHLYSACECFKDIIVLKVKDRCILEMKRWVDKRTGAFHWGHAAKHHVDIEGKSHQLEDKEVKVRSSMQHVVKCDLEKENMTEPIVLPPTDCIISAWLLDAISKDQDDYIRYLRKFSRLLKPGGHFLLIGSLGMTYYTVGKDKFHVFRYDKDFTRKALEGEGFIMDECKVHKRTAVSDLTDYKAVIFIVAHKEK from the exons ATGGATCCCTGTACGTATAAGCGCTATCATCTACACGGCCATGATTCCAGACAATTTCTAGACCATTATTTTTCGGATAAACCTCAAATGGCCTTTGGAGAGGACGCCGTGATATTTCCTATTAAAAGCCTTATAAAAGCTTTCTCAGCTG GTCATATTAAAGGAGACATCTTGCTTGACCTCAGCATTGGTTCCCTGATTCATCATCTGTATTCAGCCTGTGAGTGTTTCAAAGACATCATAGTCCTGAAGGTCAAAGACAGATGTATCCTGGAGATGAAAAGATGGGTGGACAAACGTACAGGAGCCTTTCATTGGGGACATGCTGCAAAACATCATGTAGACATAGAAGGAAAAAG tCACCAGTTAGAAGACAAAGAAGTGAAAGTGAGATCATCAATGCAACATGTTGTGAAATGTGACCTTGAGAAAGAAAATATGACCGAGCCGATAGTTTTACCTCCAACCGATTGTATCATCAGTGCTTGGCTACTAGATGCTATCAGCAAAGACCAAGATGACTACATCAGATATCTCAGGAAGTTCTCAAGATTGCTGAAACCTGGAGGACACTTTCTATTAATTGGGAGTTTAGGTATGACCTATTACACGGTTGGAAAAGACAAGTTCCATGTTTTCAGATATGATAAGGATTTTACCAGAAAAGCTCTAGAAGGAGAAGGTTTTATAATGGATGAGTGTAAGGTTCATAAGAGGACAGCTGTGAGTGACCTTACTGACTATAAGGCTGTCATATTCATTGTAGCTCACAAGGAGAAGTAA